The genome window AGCGGCCCTCTGCTCGTTTTACTTCCTAGGAACCCGGCGTGGCTATTCTAACGATCAAGTTCAAGAAATTGCTACCAAATCTTTAGAACCCGTTGGGCTAATTATTCTAGTGACTGGGGCAGGTGGTGTTTTGGGCAAAGTGCTAGTTGCGAGTGGGGTTGGTAATGCCTTAGCGACGTTGCTATCCGGCTCTAATGTGCCAATCATTTTGCTAGCGTTTTTAATGTCAACAGCTGTGCGCATTTCTCAAGGTTCAGCCACAGTGGCAATGGTCACGACCGCAGGCATTGTTGCGCCTATTTTGCAGACTGGGAGTTACTCTGCCCCTGCTTTGGGTCTGATCACTATTGCGATTGCTTCAGGGGCCACCGTAGTTTCTCATGTTAACGATTCAGGCTTCTGGCTCGTCAGTCGTTACTTGGGTTTGTCTGAGAAGGATACGTTGCGCTCTTGGACAATTATGGAAACGATCATCGGTCTGGTTGGTTTTGCTGTTGTCTTCGCGATTAGCTTCTTTGTGTAATATGGCTCAAGCTTTTTTTATTGGCGTTGACATCGGCACCACTAGTACTAAGGCGATTGTTTTTTCGGCCACTGGTGCTGCTCAAGGTACAGGCTTGCGGGAATACCCGATTCTGGTGCCTCAACCGGGCTGGGCTGAGCAGGATCCAGATGTAATCTCGATAGCTGTGTTAGCCGCAGTACGCGAGGCCGTTGAGCAAGCAAGAGTGAGCAAACAGGATATTGCCGCGCTTGGTTTTAGCGGCGCTATGCACAGCCTGATTGCGATTGACGCTCAGGGCAAACCGCTGACCCACAGTATTATCTGGGCCGACAACCGTAGTCTGGAGCAAACGAACTCCTTAAAACGATCGGGCATAGGGCAAGCAATCTATCAACGCACAGGAACGCCCATCCATCCCATGTCGCCGCTGCCTAAATTACTGTGGTTGCAGCAGATGGCCGCAGCGACGTTTCAGCAAGCAGCCCGGTTTGTCTCGATTAAGGAATACGTTTTTTACCAGCTATTTGGGCAGTGGATTGTTGACTATTCGATTGCCTCAGCCACAGGTCTGTTCAATCTAGAACGGCTCACCTGGGATGAAGAAGCCCTCGCCCTCACCCAAGTACGAGCCAGTCAACTCAGTGACCCTGTGCCCACAACTCACGTCATGCGAGGCATGAAATTCCAGTACGCAGAGGCAATGGGCTTAGATCCAGATACGCCTGTCGTGGTGGGGGCTAACGACGGAGTTTTAGCCAATCTGGGTGTAGGGGCCATTGAATTGGGACAGGTTGCGATCACCATCGGCACCAGTGGCGCCGTGCGAACCGTAATCGGCCAGCCCCGCACTAACCCGTCGGGGCGCACCTTCTGCTATGCGCTTACCGAAAACCACTGGGTAATCGGGGGTCCCACCAACAATGGCGGTATTGTGCTGCGCTGGTTGCGAGATGAGTTCTGTGCTCCAGAAGTGGAGCGAGCCAAACAGCTCGGTGCGGATCCCTACACCTTGATGATTGAAGCGGCGCTACAAACCCCAGTTGGCGCAGAAGGTCTGTTCTGTCTGCCTTTCTTATCTGGGGAGCGGGCGCCTTACTGGAACGCTCAGTTACGAGGCGCTTTTGTGGGCATGGGGTTGCATCACCAGCGAGCTCACTTCATTCGGGCCGTCTTGGAGGGCATATTGCTCAACATCCGCACCATCCTCACGCTAGTGCAGGAACTGGGCGGTGACCCCAAGGAAATTCGTGCTTCTGGTGGCTTTGCCCGTTCCTCCGCCTGGCTGCAAATGACGGCGGATGTTCTCGGTTATGACGTGGTGGTGCCGGAGGTGTACGAGGGCAGCAGCTTTGGTGCTGCCGTCTTAGCCATGTATGGCGTGGGTGCGATCAATGACCTAAACCAGGTTCAATCCCTGATTCGAATTAGCTACGAGCACTCGCCCGATCCGCAGCGCAGCCCGATTTATCAAGAACTGGCCACAACCTACGAGCAACTGTGCGCTAGCCTGATTCAAGAGTTGAGTAACCAGGTTGGCTGAGCGCGCTGATTTGTTTGCGGCTTCTTTGGCCGTCAATTATTCAGATATTGAAGCGGCTGCTCTGCGCTTGAAGCAACAGGCGCACCGAACTCCAGTGCTTAGCTCTCGCACGGTTAATCAACGCACTGGTGCTCAGGTCTTTTTTAAGGCCGAGAATTTTCAGCGCACTGGCTCATTCAAATTTCGTGGCGCTTACAACGCTCTGGCTCAACTTCCTACTGAGCAAAAACAGCGAGGCGTCATTACTTACTCTTCGGGCAACCATGCTCAAGCGTTAGCGCTAGCCGGTCAGCTGTTAGCGGTGCCGATCACCGTGGTCATGCCTCAAGATGCTCCAGCCGTGAAACAGGCGGCGACCCGGGGTTATGGTGCGGAAGTTGTGCTGTACGACCGGGCAAAAGTTGTCCGCGAAGAGTTGGGAACTAGCCTTGCTCAAACCTGTGGGCTAACCCTGATTCCTCCCTACGATCACCCTGATGTGGTTGCGGGTCAGGGCACCACAGCAAAAGAACTATTCGAAGCGGTTGGGCCGCTCGATTTGCTGCTGGTTTGCTGTGGGGGCGGTGGCTTGCTGTCGGGTTGCGCGATTGCTGCCAAGTCCTTGGCTCCTGCCTGCCAAGTCATTGGGGTGGAGCCCGAGCTAGCTGACGATGCCACACGCTCCTTTCACAGCAAGCAACTGCAAACCGTCCATAACCCTAATACGATTGCCGATGGTGCGCGGACACCTTGCCTAGGCAAGGTTACGTTTCCGCTGGTGCTGCATTATGTTGATGACCTAGTCACTGTGTCAGAAGGGGGAATCGTACGCAGTTTGCGGCTGCTTTGGGAGCGGTTAAAGATTGTGGTCGAGCCGACAGGAGCGCTGGCGGCTGCGGCTTTACTTGAAGCTGTGGTTCAAGCCCCTAACCAGCGAGTGGGTGTCATTCTCAGCGGTGGCAATGTAGACCTGAGCCAAATGGGGCAGTTATTTGGGGGCGAGATTTAAACAGATAGCTATAGATAGCTATAAATACCTACAATGCCTTGGTTGGTATCGGTTGATTCATACTCTTAGCGCTGTTAAGTTTTAGCGAATTTAAATCTGACCTTAGAAGTAATTTTCTAGCTGAATGCACTGGCTTTTGTGAATAGAATTAGCTACTGTCTGTGTTCGCATCTGTCGGGCTATAGATACAGTTCTGGGTGCTAATGCTCTAGAGTGCCCAGTAATGCTTAGCAATGATTTAGTTTTAAGAGGTTATACGGTGGCGCAGGAAAGCGGAGGACTGGGGGAACAGGCATTGAGCAAGGTGGCAGAAATGGGTTTAGAAAGCCAGCTTGATGAGTCTGACAACCTCGATGTCAATGTCAAAACCGATCCTTTGAAGGTGATTCAGGGGCAGGTTGATTCGGTTTCGATTAAAGGCGAAGGTCTAGTGATGAAAAAAGACCTACGCGTCGAAGAAATGGAAATGAAAACCGGCAGCATTGCGATTAATCCGCTCAGTGCAGCTTTTGGCAAAATTGAACTCACTGAACCGACGCAAGCATCTGCCCGTGTTGTTCTGACTGAAGAAGATTTAAACCGCGCTTCTAATTCTGAATATATCCACGGCAAATTGCAGAATATGACCGTGGAAGTTGAAGGTCGTACGGTTACGATCGACGTACAGCAAGTGAACCTTCATCTTCTTGCTGATGGCAAGATCACTCTGAATGCAGACATTCTTCAGCGCGGAACTGGAGACGTTCAGAAAGTTGCCTTTACAGCTACGCCTCGGGTGAGCCCAGACAAGCAACATGTCTCTCTGGATGACATCCAATATGCAGAAGGTCAAAGTTTGCCGCCTGAGCTCAATACAGCTCTGCTGAATAAAGCCCACGAGTTGCTGAATCTGAGTAAGTTCTCCTTGCAGGGAATGTCATTAAAAATTCAAACTATGGAGATTACAGAAGGATCTTTAACCCTTCAAACTGAGGCTCTTATTACTGAGTTTCCCTCAGCTTAAAGCATTCGCTCTAGCACAACAAAGACCACCAACTTAGTCAGGAAAAAACATGGCGACTCCCCCATATCCCGATATTCCGGCAGTTATTGAGAATGATGAGCGCGAGTATGAAGACAGTGGTGTACCTAGCAGCGTAGCGATTGCTGGCCATCCTCTCCATCCACTGCTGGTCACCTTTCCCATTGGTTTCTTAACTGGAGCCTTGGGAAGCGATGTGGGTTACTGGTTAACGAGCGACCCCTTCTGGGCCCGCGCCTCTTTGTGGCTCATTGGTGCAGGGTTGGTCACGGCCATCGTTGCTGCGGTCACAGGCATGAGTGACTTTATCAAGATTGAGCGTGTCCGTCAGCATACTGCTGGTTGGGCTCACATGATTCTAAATGTCTCGCTTCTAGCTCTGACAATTGTCAATTTTTTACTGCGCCTGAACGATCCAATTAAAGGTTTAATGCCCTGGGGGTTTGTGCTTTCGTTCATCATAGGAACCCTCCTTGGTATCTCTGGTTGGTATGGCGCAGAGCTAATTTATCGGCATAAAATTGCTGTTATTGGCAATAGCACCAACTCTAAGCCGTAAAGATTTATAGAGTCTTGGTAGGCCCGTTTACACGGGCTAAGACCTTAATTACTCCTTGAGAAAGAGGCAACTATGCCTCTATTTTTTTAGGCTTATCTCAGTGCAAAGAATTTGAAGTGTCGTAGAGGATCTATGGATAACGAAAACCCTAAAAAAGTCCCTACGGACAGAACAGAGCTAACAGAACCAGAGAAGTACACCGATAAGAAGACCCACCGCGTTGTTAATCCTGGCGATGTAATTTCTGAAGAGCCTCAAAGTATTGAAGAAAAATCTGAGCAACTGGCTGTAGATGTTGCTGATATTACAGGGGATCAGGTTAAAGTCCCTACCTATTTCGTGATCGACGAACCAGATGGGAGTCAGAAAGCTCTGCACCACGTCAAAGACGCTGATGAAATCTCTGATTTTGTTCGCCACGAATACGGCGATCTTGCTGATGGAGAGCCCTCGGTTGATACGTCTTTAGAGCAGACTGAGTTGACTCAGCCAGAGAAATATACTGACAAGAAAACACACCGCACAGTTAATCCTGGCGATGTAATTTCTGAAGAGCCGCAAAGTGTTGAGGAGAAATCCAAGCAATTGGCGGTGGATTCTCCAGATATCACTGGCGACCACATTAAAGTTCCGACTTACTTTGTGGTTGATGAACCGGATGGGAGTCAGAAAGCGCTGCACCACGTTAAAGACGCCGATGAAATTTCTGATCTGATTCGTGAAACCTATGGAGATGTCGCCAAAGAAAAGGCCAAAGAAAAGGAGTAAAGCATGACGCAAACTCAGAGCCAATTTAAGAGCTAGCACCCTCTCAACATCGGGATCAGCAGCCAAGGCTCGAATCGCGAATGATCCCGCAGCCTAAGGTTGGTGAAGATTACTGTTGCAGCGGCAAATTGCAGAATAAAGTTGCTCTGAATTCTGGTCAATAATGCGGCTGAACAGCATCCCCGAGACAGCGTAGAATGGCGGTCAAGTCGTCAACAGTTAATTGAATCCCTTTCTAAAATCCCAGGAGTTAACAATGCCGTATCAACAATTGAGCGAACTGCCAGCAGACGTCCAAGCCCTGCCTCAATATGCTCAGCAGCTCTTTATGGCTGCCTTTAATAGCGCTGAGTCGGATTCTAATAATCAAGAAAGCGCTGTAGAGATTGCTTGGACCACTGTAAAGCATGAGTACGAAAAGGGCGAAGATGGTAGCTGGCAGCGCAAGCCAGAGGGTAGCAAGGTCGATAACTCAATCCGATAAGAGCAAGCAGGGCCGGTAATTGCTTACCGGCCCTGTCATGTTCAGTCATTTTAAAAGCACGAATTAAAAAACACGAAACCAGCAGCTAGAAAAACTAGCCGGGAGTTATCAGGCAATGCAAATCCGTGGTGTGATTCTCGATGTTGATGGCACCCTCATCGACAGTAATGATGCCCATGCCCATGCTTGGGTTGAAGCACTAGCCCAAGGTAACCATCAAGTTCCCTTTGAACAGGTGCGTCGTTTGATCGGCATGGGCAGTGATAATTTATTGCCTAATACCATTGGAGTCTCCAGAGACACTCCCGAAGGTAAGCAACTCAGTCAAGCCTGGCAAGAAATCTTTGAGTCTCGCTACCTGCCTGATTTGCAACCGTTCCCGCAAACGAGAGAGTTAATCCAACGGATCCACGAGCAAGGATTGAAGATTGTTGTCGCCACTTCGGGTGAGGCATCAATGATGGAAGCTCTGCTGAAGCTTGCCCAAGTTGACGAATTCATCGAGAGCGAAACCTCGTCCAAAGATGCCAAAAACTCCAAGCCCGATCCTGATCTAATTCAGGCTGCCTTAGAAAAAATTGGCTATCATTCCGATCAAGTCGTGATGTTGGGCGATACCCCTTACGATATCGAAGCGGCGGCTAAAGCAGGGGTCAAAACGATTGCGCTGCGCTGCGGTGGGTGGCAAGACTCAGGCCTTGCAGATGCCTTAGCTATCTATGACAATCCAGCTGATTTATTGGCTCACTATGACAGTTCGCCCCTAGGTAGCGCAGTCGCTGTTTAAGCACGGCAAGCTAAGACCGTTCTTCCTTTTGGAACTAACAACCCACCTCAAAAAAAGCAGTCGCGGATTTATACCTGTTAGCAGATGCGAGCATTCCTGTCTTTCCTCTATTGATTGGTTACTTATCTTATGCCTAATGCTGTTGGCCTAAGCATTCAATAAAAGAATTTCAGGAATGTAGGAGAACGATTGGTGAACGCCAAAGCAGCCATAGACCTGATTAAAGAGACTATCACCGAATGGAACGAGGATAAAGCCTCACGTCTGGCCGCAGCCCTGGCGTATTACACGGTTTTTTCTTTGGCACCGCTATTGATTATCGCGATTGCGGTTGCTGGATTTGTGTTTGGAGAGGAGGCAGCCCGGGGTCAACTCGACGATCAAATTCAGCATCTAGTTGGGGCTGAGGGAGCTGATGCTATCCAAGCGATGATTCAGGGCGCGAGCAAACCCTCATCGGGCAGAATCGCTACGATCATTGGTATCGTTACCTTGCTGTTTGGTGCATCTGGGGTATTTGGCCAGCTTCAAGAAGCACTGAATACGATTTGGGAGGTTGCTCCAAAACCAGGACGGGGCATTGTCGGTTTTATTAAAGATCGATTCCTCTCGTTTTCGATGGTGTTGGGCACTGGCTTTCTATTGCTTGTGTCGCTTGTGCTCAGTGCGATTCTTTCAGGGATTAGTGCCTATTTAGGTGGCCTATTACCAGGCTTCGATATACTCTGGCAGGTTGTCAATTTCGCGATCTCCTTTGGGGTTACGTCCCTGCTGTTTGCACTGATTTACAAGGTTTTGCCAGATGCCAATGTTGCCTGGGGCGATGTTACTATCGGGGCCATCGCTACTTCGCTGCTGTTTACCATCGGCAGAACCTTAATCGGGATCTACCTCGGCAGTAGCGGCGTCGGCTCAACTTATGGTGCAGCTGGCTCTTTGGTTATTGTGCTGCTTTGGGTTTATTACTCGGCTCAAATTCTATTTTTGGGTGCTGAATTCACTCAGGTTTACGCCAGAAAATATGGCTCTCGTATTGTGCCCGCCAGTAATGCAATTCCTGTAACTGAAGAAGCTCGGGCACAGCAGGGAATGCCTCGGACTGAA of Leptolyngbya sp. FACHB-261 contains these proteins:
- a CDS encoding gluconokinase encodes the protein MAQAFFIGVDIGTTSTKAIVFSATGAAQGTGLREYPILVPQPGWAEQDPDVISIAVLAAVREAVEQARVSKQDIAALGFSGAMHSLIAIDAQGKPLTHSIIWADNRSLEQTNSLKRSGIGQAIYQRTGTPIHPMSPLPKLLWLQQMAAATFQQAARFVSIKEYVFYQLFGQWIVDYSIASATGLFNLERLTWDEEALALTQVRASQLSDPVPTTHVMRGMKFQYAEAMGLDPDTPVVVGANDGVLANLGVGAIELGQVAITIGTSGAVRTVIGQPRTNPSGRTFCYALTENHWVIGGPTNNGGIVLRWLRDEFCAPEVERAKQLGADPYTLMIEAALQTPVGAEGLFCLPFLSGERAPYWNAQLRGAFVGMGLHHQRAHFIRAVLEGILLNIRTILTLVQELGGDPKEIRASGGFARSSAWLQMTADVLGYDVVVPEVYEGSSFGAAVLAMYGVGAINDLNQVQSLIRISYEHSPDPQRSPIYQELATTYEQLCASLIQELSNQVG
- a CDS encoding threo-3-hydroxy-L-aspartate ammonia-lyase, translated to MAERADLFAASLAVNYSDIEAAALRLKQQAHRTPVLSSRTVNQRTGAQVFFKAENFQRTGSFKFRGAYNALAQLPTEQKQRGVITYSSGNHAQALALAGQLLAVPITVVMPQDAPAVKQAATRGYGAEVVLYDRAKVVREELGTSLAQTCGLTLIPPYDHPDVVAGQGTTAKELFEAVGPLDLLLVCCGGGGLLSGCAIAAKSLAPACQVIGVEPELADDATRSFHSKQLQTVHNPNTIADGARTPCLGKVTFPLVLHYVDDLVTVSEGGIVRSLRLLWERLKIVVEPTGALAAAALLEAVVQAPNQRVGVILSGGNVDLSQMGQLFGGEI
- a CDS encoding DUF2993 domain-containing protein — protein: MLSNDLVLRGYTVAQESGGLGEQALSKVAEMGLESQLDESDNLDVNVKTDPLKVIQGQVDSVSIKGEGLVMKKDLRVEEMEMKTGSIAINPLSAAFGKIELTEPTQASARVVLTEEDLNRASNSEYIHGKLQNMTVEVEGRTVTIDVQQVNLHLLADGKITLNADILQRGTGDVQKVAFTATPRVSPDKQHVSLDDIQYAEGQSLPPELNTALLNKAHELLNLSKFSLQGMSLKIQTMEITEGSLTLQTEALITEFPSA
- a CDS encoding DUF2231 domain-containing protein yields the protein MATPPYPDIPAVIENDEREYEDSGVPSSVAIAGHPLHPLLVTFPIGFLTGALGSDVGYWLTSDPFWARASLWLIGAGLVTAIVAAVTGMSDFIKIERVRQHTAGWAHMILNVSLLALTIVNFLLRLNDPIKGLMPWGFVLSFIIGTLLGISGWYGAELIYRHKIAVIGNSTNSKP
- a CDS encoding ChaB family protein; translated protein: MPYQQLSELPADVQALPQYAQQLFMAAFNSAESDSNNQESAVEIAWTTVKHEYEKGEDGSWQRKPEGSKVDNSIR
- a CDS encoding HAD family hydrolase, which gives rise to MQIRGVILDVDGTLIDSNDAHAHAWVEALAQGNHQVPFEQVRRLIGMGSDNLLPNTIGVSRDTPEGKQLSQAWQEIFESRYLPDLQPFPQTRELIQRIHEQGLKIVVATSGEASMMEALLKLAQVDEFIESETSSKDAKNSKPDPDLIQAALEKIGYHSDQVVMLGDTPYDIEAAAKAGVKTIALRCGGWQDSGLADALAIYDNPADLLAHYDSSPLGSAVAV
- a CDS encoding YihY/virulence factor BrkB family protein, whose amino-acid sequence is MNAKAAIDLIKETITEWNEDKASRLAAALAYYTVFSLAPLLIIAIAVAGFVFGEEAARGQLDDQIQHLVGAEGADAIQAMIQGASKPSSGRIATIIGIVTLLFGASGVFGQLQEALNTIWEVAPKPGRGIVGFIKDRFLSFSMVLGTGFLLLVSLVLSAILSGISAYLGGLLPGFDILWQVVNFAISFGVTSLLFALIYKVLPDANVAWGDVTIGAIATSLLFTIGRTLIGIYLGSSGVGSTYGAAGSLVIVLLWVYYSAQILFLGAEFTQVYARKYGSRIVPASNAIPVTEEARAQQGMPRTEAKKQEAKRQDSESYRNEMTLVAPRSAQQHNSYGRYLTAFLGSALALVSLFRRRPSRSRSRRRR